In a genomic window of Muntiacus reevesi chromosome 1, mMunRee1.1, whole genome shotgun sequence:
- the LOC136155492 gene encoding UDP-glucuronosyltransferase 1A3-like, translating to MALGLQLRRQVLAGLLLCLCAGRWAEAGKVLVVPMEGSHWLSMREAVRELHARGHQAVVLSPEINIHIKAEDFFTTKTYAVPYTRDQFDSIMKGRPDEAFERVHFLTRFLETMATLKNVSLLFARSCEALLYNKDLIRDLNASSFDVVLTDPIYPCGAVLAKYLSIPAVFFLRLLPCDLDFEGTACPNPFSYVPRLLTMNPDRMTFFQRVKNMLYPLGLKYICQVGFTPYARMASELLQREVSLGEILASGSVWLFRGDFVMDYPRPIMPNMVFIGGINCANRKPLSQFSPAE from the exons ATGGCCCTGGGACTGCAGCTTCGGCGGCAGGTGCTGGCTGGACTCCTGCTCTGTCTGTGCGCCGGGAGATGGGCCGAGGCTGGGAAGGTGCTAGTGGTCCCCATGGAGGGCAGCCACTGGCTCAGCATGCGGGAGGCCGTGCGGGAGCTCCACGCCAGAGGTCACCAGGCAGTGGTCCTGTCTCCGGAGATAAATATCCACATCAAGGCAGAGGACTTTTTCACCACGAAAACCTATGCCGTTCCGTATACCCGGGACCAGTTTGATTCCATCATGAAGGGCCGTCCTGATGAGGCTTTTGAAAGAGTACATTTTCTAACACGGTTTTTGGAAACTATGGCAAcattgaaaaatgtgtctttgctCTTTGCAAGGTCTTGTGAGGCACTGTTGTATAACAAGGACTTGATCAGAGACCTGAATGCCAGTTCCTTCGATGTGGTTTTAACAGACCCTATTTACCCCTGTGGGGCAGTGCTGGCTAAGTACCTGTCCATTCCTGCTGTATTTTTCTTGCGTTTGCTTCCCTGTGACTTAGATTTTGAGGGCACTGCATGCCCAAACCCTTTCTCTTATGTTCCTCGGTTATTAACAATGAATCCAGACCGCATGACATTCTTCCAAAGGGTCAAGAACATGCTCTACCCTCTGGGCTTGAAGTACATTTGCCAGGTTGGTTTCACTCCTTATGCACGTATGGCCTCTGAGCTTCTTCAGAGAGAGGTGTCACTGGGGGAGATTCTTGCCTCCGGATCCGTGTGGCTGTTCAGAGGAGACTTTGTGATGGACTACCCACGGCCAATCATGCCCAACATGGTGTTCATTGGGGGTATCAACTGTGCCAACAGGAAGCCGTTATCTCAG TTTTCTCCAGCTGAGTAG
- the LOC136164915 gene encoding dnaJ homolog subfamily B member 3-like → MVDYYEVLGVPRQASSEAIRKAYRKLALKWHPDKNPENKEEAERRFKQVAQAYEVLSDAKKRDVYDRYGEAGIEGGGRPFEDPFECVFTFRDPADVFREFFGGRDPFSFDFFGDPLENFLGGRRRSRGSRSRGSASLFSAFSEFPAFGGGFCPFDTGFTSFDSIGNGGLSSVSMSCGSGGTGNFKSMSTSTEILNGKMITTKRIVENGQERIEVEEDGELKSLIINGKEQLLSSDTK, encoded by the coding sequence ATGGTAGACTACTACGAGGTGCTGGGCGTGCCCCGCCAGGCCTCCTCAGAAGCCATCAGGAAGGCCTACCGCAAACTGGCGCTCAAGTGGCACCCGGACAAGAACCCCGAGAACAAGGAGGAGGCGGAGAGGCGATTCAAACAAGTGGCCCAGGCCTACGAGGTGTTGTCCGACGCCAAGAAAAGAGACGTCTACGACCGCTACGGCGAGGCGGGAATAGAGGGCGGCGGCAGGCCATTCGAGGACCCCTTTGAGTGCGTCTTCACCTTCAGGGACCCGGCCGACGTCTTCAGAGAGTTCTTCGGCGGCCGGGACCCCTTTTCGTTCGACTTCTTCGGAGACCCGCTGGAGAACTTTTTGGGGGGTCGGAGGAGATCCCGGGGAAGCCGAAGCAGGGGGTCCGCGTCGCTCTTCTCCGCCTTCAGTGAATTTCCAGCATTTGGAGGTGGTTTTTGTCCTTTTGATACGGGGTTTACCTCATTTGATTCCATTGGGAATGGGGGCCTCTCTTCCGTCTCCATGTCCTGTGGTAGTGGGGGGACAGGCAACTTTAAATCCATGTCGACTTCCACCGAAATCCTGAAtggcaaaatgatcaccaccaaGAGAATCGTGGAGAATGGCCAAGAAAGGATAGAAGTGGAAGAAGACGGGGAGCTGAAGTCCCTGATCATAAATGGCAAAGAGCAGTTGTTAAGCAGTGACACCAAGTGA
- the LOC136164920 gene encoding UDP-glucuronosyltransferase 1A1-like isoform X2, with translation MTAGSQGERPVALLLLLCALGPSVSQGGKLLVVPVDGSHWLSLVGPLQPLQRRGHDIVVLAPDASVYIKEEAFYTLKRYPVPFQREDLEETFISLGRTVFGDEPFLKRVITTYQKVKRDSALLFSACSHLLHNKELMASLAASSFDAVLTDPFLPCGPIVAQYLSVPAVFFLNGLPCSLDFQGTQSPSPPSYVPRYLSFNSDHMTFLQRVKNMFIILTESLLCDVVYTPYGLLASEILQKDMTVQDLMSSGSVWILRSDFVFNFPRPIMPNIVFVGGINCAHKKPLSQEFEAYVNASGEHGIVVFSLGSMVSEIPEQKAMEIADALGKIPQTVLWRYTGTPPPNLAKNTKLVKWLPQNDLLGHPKTRAFITHSGSHGIYEGICNGVPMVMMPLFGDQMDNAKRMETRGAGVTLNVLEMSSKDLENALKAVINEKSYKENIMRLSRLHKDRPIEPLDLAVFWVEFVMRHKGASHLRPAAHDLTWYQYHSLDVIGFLLAVALTVIFITFKACAFAFRKCFGKKERVKKSHKSKTH, from the exons ATGACAGCGGGGTCCCAGGGGGAACGCCCAGTCGCCCTGCTCCTGCTGCTCTGTGCGCTCGGCCCCTCCGTGTCCCAGGGCGGGAAGCTGCTGGTGGTCCCGGTAGACGGCAGCCACTGGCTGAGTTTGGTCGGACCCCTCCAGCCACTGCAGCGGAGGGGACATGACATAGTGGTCCTGGCACCTGACGCCTCCGTGTACATTAAAGAGGAAGCATTCTACACCTTGAAGAGGTACCCTGTGCCATTCCAAAGGGAGGACTTGGAAGAGACTTTTATCAGCCTCGGGCGTACTGTTTTTGGGGATGAACCTTTCCTGAAGCGCGTGATCACAACATATCAGAAAGTCAAAAGGGACTCGGCTCTGCTCTTCTCTGCCTGCTCCCACTTACTGCACAACAAGGAGCTGATGGCCTCCCTGGCGGCAAGTAGCTTCGACGCCGTGTTGACAGACCCTTTCCTTCCCTGCGGCCCCATTGTGGCCCAGTACCTGTCTGTGCCTGCCGTGTTCTTCTTGAATGGACTGCCTTGCAGCCTGGACTTTCAGGGTACCCAGAGCCCCAGCCCACCATCCTACGTGCCCAGGTATCTGTCATTTAACTCAGATCACATGACCTTCTTGCAGCGGGTGAAGAACATGTTCATCATCTTGACAGAGAGTTTGCTGTGCGATGTGGTTTATACCCCGTATGGGCTACTTGCCTCGGAAATCCTTCAGAAAGACATGACTGTTCAGGATCTCATGAGCTCTGGGTCTGTCTGGATTCTCAGAAGTGACTTTGTATTTAATTTCCCGAGGCCCATCATGCCCAACATAGTTTTTGTTGGTGGGATCAACTGCGCTCACAAAAAGCCACTCTCTCAG gAATTTGAAGCCTATGTAAATGCTTCTGGAGAACatggaattgtggttttctctttgGGCTCAATGGTCTCAGAGATTCCGGAGCAGAAAGCTATGGAAATTGCTGATGCTTTGGGCAAAATACCTCAGACA GTCTTGTGGCGGTACACGGGGACTCCACCACCGAATCTTGCGAAGAATACAAAACTTGTCAAGTGGCTGCCCCAAAATGATCTGCTTG GTCACCCAAAGACTCGGGCCTTTATCACACATTCCGGCTCCCATGGCATTTATGAAGGAATATGCAATGGCGTTCCCATGGTGATGATGCCCTTGTTTGGTGATCAGATGGACAATGCAAAGCGCATGGAGACCCGGGGAGCTGGAGTGACCTTGAATGTCCTGGAAATGAGTTCGAAAGATTTAGAAAATGCCCTGAAAGCTGTCATCAATGAAAAAAG CTATAAGGAAAACATCATGCGCCTGTCCAGACTTCACAAGGACCGCCCCATAGAGCCTCTGGACCTGGCTGTGTTCTGGGTGGAGTTTGTGATGAGGCACAAGGGGGCATCCCACCTGCGCCCTGCAGCCCATGACCTCACCTGGTACCAGTACCACTCTCTGGATGTGATTGGCTTCCTCCTGGCGGTCGCGCTGACAGTCATCTTCATCACCTTTAAGGCCTGTGCCTTCGCCTTCCGGAAATGCTTCGGGAAGAAGGAGCGAGTGAAGAAATCTCATAAATCCAAGACGCACTGA